The Lytechinus variegatus isolate NC3 chromosome 1, Lvar_3.0, whole genome shotgun sequence nucleotide sequence CCCAACGGTAAGCTGCTTTCTGTCGACAATCTCGCTCCTCGCAGGAACATTCAGTCAAACAGCCACCCTCTTTGGTTGCtccttatttttcacaagtgAGTGAATGTAGTcgttattaattaattaattttgttcttaatgtTGTTCTTGTTATTGATAGTTGAACAAGTTCTAGGCTTTCACAGTTATGCTTAATAGTATATCTGTGCTACATTACACAGACATTCATGGACTGATGGTATAAACcctaaaggcgaccgcacaccttacgattggtctgcgacccgatttcagaataaaatgtagtagaatttgatgctaataatTATTGAGACTTGAAATATCtcactgtgtaatgttctataTCATCGTACGAATTCTTATGTTCAAAACTGTGACTATAATACAATCATCCTTaatagaataaaagcgaatttgaTATCttgtcgtaatgacgtcatagcagtcgtacgattggcgaCGATTTGAAACTGATTTGGCCTTTACTCTAAAATAAAgtcttgcaatctttcaaaatggttattctttcaattaattttaacctcaaatacaatgatatgttccattcacattttcagaaaataagcaaaatgcgatttgtttcaaaatcggatcgcgaacagtcgtaaggtgtgcggtgatTGCTAAGATTGGTAGGATCcgggggggggagtcaaatttattgctgtacacatgcgtcacggtgaccaaaaaaaatgcgtttaaagaggtatattttcagttttggacgcgggttGCGCGTGCACTCGCTAGGGGTAAACACCGATTTTTGTTTTagatggttttgaaagactTGTCAATGGttaatcgcggggtcaaacgtattaagggtatgtttttttccaattttttttaagactagccaaacgtgtttagggtatgtttttcccccaagctttttcccggGGTCATAatcttgtttaggggccaaaatgtctAATTGAAGCCCTCGAAAACTTTTTTAGgtggttattttgcacacagaggaAAACTGGTTtaaggggtgtttggaaataatttggtcaatTTGGGGTAGGATGCGCATAAGCAATTCCtcgtcctgtttcataaaaaaggatcaTGACTCGGGAAGGGATTCCGAGCGGCAAGTTGACAACCAGTCGGTGATTGTAGTCTCCAATGCCCTAGGTCCAATTCGGTATTTGCTCTTTGTCTTCAAGCAGGTATTGTCTTTGTAATGGATTTATATTGCTAGAGACTATTATGACTAATATTAGTCTTATTCCGAAGATAACCCAGAGACCGACTGAATACTAACGTCATCGCAACTTAAGAGACCACTCTGAGACGCGTCTCGGGACTACCTTGTGGATTTGGATGTTGCATTGTATATTAGATTTTACGTCTCTAAGAATGTTCCTTCATGATTTGTCAAGGCCGGCACGCGTTATCAACAAAAGCAGCAACAGCACGTAAGCACTTACGTGCTTTGTTAAGATGTCCATTTTAAACCCATTTTAAACTTTTCCTTCATACGTAatctatatatatttcatgcattattTCGATGTACACTTTGTTGTCCTAGGTCTTTGCCTTTCGCCATGGAGGCAGATATCAAGTGAAATCCTTCATCAGCACTTCGGAGAAGGGTTTGGACTAGCTACAACAATAACCCATCTGGGTGACCACCTCGGGAATTTTTTAATGCCGTTCCTGACCTTGACGTGTTTCGATGCCTACGGACTCAGGGGAAGTTTATTAATCCTGACTGCCGTGGTGTTTCACGGGGTACCTATGGCAGCCACATTGCGACCTCCACGATATTCAGAGGGTAGATCTGAAGAAGGTATTGATAGTCGAGAGGACGATGCTAAAGATGGCGTATTTGAGCCGCTTCAGCCACATTGTAGCAGTACTGCGGACAGTGCCAATCAGACTCGGAATGATATATTCCCATCAGACTCCACTGATTTATCCACGAATATTTTGAAGCAACCGGTGAGGCATGGGTTTGATCAAGATGTTGTTAATGACTGTGAAATTGATCCGCTTAAATCAGGTAGCTATGAGATGGACAGTGCCAACCAACCTGAGAGTGAAGGAATCACAGTAGATGCAGATTTTATGTCCCCTAGGTCAAATGAACCAAATGATACACGGAATCTACTGCATTCAGCTTACAACTTGATAGGTAATGTGGTACATGATATGTTCAGCTTCGCGAAGAAGGAATGTGTTTTTACTTTTCTGTTGCTTCCCTGTCAAGTTTTGTTCGATATATCATACTGCTGTTGGGAAGTGTTTCTCTTCTCTTATGGAATATCCGAAGGATTGACTAAATATAAAGCCGCCTACCTTTTGGTGATGGGTTCCATTGGGGGTATCATGGGACGGCTTTTACTTATCGCAGTCCTCTACAAGCATCCATTACTGACCACTCACCTCCTGACATTGAATCTCGCAGTATCATCATTTGCACTCCTAGCCTATCCTATCAACTCGTCTCTGACATACTTGTTAAGTATTTCCTTCGTTGCTGGCTTTGGATTTTACGCTTCCTACTCTGCACTATTCGGTACTTTCCCACTGAAAGTGCAAAAGGAGAATTTTCCGAAGGCCATGGCGTGCTCTCTGATGCTGTGCGGAACTGCATATCTTATCTCAGGATTGCTCGCAGGTAAAGATGAATACTTGATCCTTAGGCAGAGGAGGGGGCATTCAGTAATACAGTGGGGGTATTGAGGAGTGCGCATGCACCCAGGGGGAGTtaatgtgttgttgttttttaaacaagtgcacaccaagttaccaataatgcatatagcatttccatttatttgaaagcaggataaaagaccattgtacattaaatgccttgctcacgggcataagCGCCGCGGCCGGgtatcgaaccccggactttctatGTATAgacaggcgccttagaccactcggccacggcacctcttGTACAAGATTAAACCGATTCTCAAGTTTTACAATACAAGAAAACACTTGGATCACAGCAATTTAGTGGGTGCTCAAAACCAGTGTCATGGCGgacatttttaaattcatcCATATTTTCACATCTACGATATTCGTAACTTTTCTCTTGCTGGTACAaggtttatcaatatttttattaataataaagccaattaatttaggggaaatgtCCTATCGTATTAATGACCATGTACATTAAACTTGTCCGTCCTTGAAAGGAACAAATGCCAAACATTAATTTTCTCCACCCTCGTGGCAGGCTGGCAGCcagatatatcaatatttttttgaacaaTGGAATAATTACGAAACTCTGATAAAGTTTATAAACATGAAATTGATTATCAGATTTTTACTCATGGAATTCGTTAAGAATGCTTGAAAAATCTTACCGATGCAATTTAGAGGTTTCTTAAGCATTCTcatgtaaaacatattttacatgtatttactaaTTTGACGCAATTATTTTGGTAATATGAATATACAAACTTAC carries:
- the LOC121424429 gene encoding uncharacterized protein LOC121424429 codes for the protein MAATLSRSVSSSSRMDAWRYVIVVAKFMCHFMAIGLVKSLSVLIPPLVIQLDIEQATAGLLVSVQFGVYLIASPISLFFGRKFGNRLVPTVSCFLSTISLLAGTFSQTATLFGCSLFFTSLCLSPWRQISSEILHQHFGEGFGLATTITHLGDHLGNFLMPFLTLTCFDAYGLRGSLLILTAVVFHGVPMAATLRPPRYSEGRSEEGIDSREDDAKDGVFEPLQPHCSSTADSANQTRNDIFPSDSTDLSTNILKQPVRHGFDQDVVNDCEIDPLKSGSYEMDSANQPESEGITVDADFMSPRSNEPNDTRNLLHSAYNLIGNVVHDMFSFAKKECVFTFLLLPCQVLFDISYCCWEVFLFSYGISEGLTKYKAAYLLVMGSIGGIMGRLLLIAVLYKHPLLTTHLLTLNLAVSSFALLAYPINSSLTYLLSISFVAGFGFYASYSALFGTFPLKVQKENFPKAMACSLMLCGTAYLISGLLAGFLYNMFGSYRVVFRILGISLAGICMVILIYIFVDSVRSKKRARSRLERK